TTGATATAGACAAAACCATCTACAACGGCTATCTGATTTTTCCCCTGGCTGAATATTTTTTGAAAGAGCATATCATCAGCAAGGATATTGTCGATAACCTGTATCAGGATCTGCATTTGTATCGGTCAAAACATGTTGATTACGAAACAAGTGTTGAGCATTTCAATATGCACATGGCTTACGGTTTGAAAGATCATTCTTTCGGTTCAATCCTCAGCGCAACAGCTACTTTTCTTGAGACTGAGGAGGGCAGCAATTTCTTTCCCTTTGCAGAACCGCTCATAGAATTATTGGAGAAAACGTACGATATCTATCTTATCACCGGAGAAATGCAATTTGTCGGCAAAGCGGTTGCAGATTATTTTTCCGTACACGGATATATTTCAACAGAG
Above is a window of Pseudomonadota bacterium DNA encoding:
- a CDS encoding HAD-IB family phosphatase yields the protein MDQRKIALFDIDKTIYNGYLIFPLAEYFLKEHIISKDIVDNLYQDLHLYRSKHVDYETSVEHFNMHMAYGLKDHSFGSILSATATFLETEEGSNFFPFAEPLIELLEKTYDIYLITGEMQFVGKAVADYFSVHGYISTEMEVENVVFTGNISKSLAKKEGKRDAVEDLFCVYPYKDSLAFGDSEGDIAMLNKVANAFCINATEGLREVALSRGWHIVTPMSIIEAVKKVL